From the Dermacentor variabilis isolate Ectoservices chromosome 5, ASM5094787v1, whole genome shotgun sequence genome, the window gtgcAAGCAACggccgtcaccgtcgcgcgcaaaattgCTCTTGTAGAGTTTTTACTTAacaccgaactcctcagagaaacgcaagctctcgaaaatttccatggccGTCTcggcaaaacaccaccaaactactttgcaccgtgcttcgtgtgtagcggcagcggccggtccggacgaacacaaTTGTTGACGTCAcaaggcgcccgaccaatcacaggctgaaacgaggcgcgcgagctgggcgagtctgctgctgcacttttagTCGAAATAAAGTATGTTtgtgctttctttcgctcaatttcgatgcaatattcgaattcagagggttgaaaaccacggcgtattgctcttcactcattttttctggaaaagctttcagcttccctttaaggcttACTTTGTCTTTGCAGCTGACATGCATCAGCAAGTGTTCGTGCGTGGCCTTGATGGCCGGACGCTGGTTGTGGACCTAGCGCCTGGTGCGCTGGTTTCCGAGCTCAAGGAGGATTTGCGATCCCGCCTTGGCTTGCCATGTGACCAGCAGCGTCTCCTGTTGGCCTCGGGCAGGCCACTGGACGATGCCGACACCCTGGAGGCCGGCTGCAGCCTGGACCTGAGCCTGCGCCTGGTCGGTGGTGTGATTGAGCCCAGCTTGCGCATCCTAGCCCAGAAGTACAACTGCGACAAGATGATCTGCCGCAAGTGAGTGACAAGGATGCGCCAATCTAGAGTTGTTGCCCTCTAGGAGcacttaaccctttcagggtcgatttaTTTCGTCATGTGCCGACCACCTAGggccgatgtttttttttttttttttggcggatTCCAATTGTTCCGAGGGACctatttcaaaaaagaaaaaagataccgcaatttttctagggtgactgcaaagtgagagaaaaatattttgcgttggtatatatgtactgtttattcatgaataacttATGACTAAAATATCGATgaattgttatacacatagttcacgGCTTAGAAAATGAGtgcacgagaatattttgcaagtctcaaatgttcatGCTCTTAGACTAATatttacatccatagcgtaatcgaactgcatagaTGAGCGCACTAAAAAaagctgtgtggttgtgtgcctgtcaCGAAAGCAAAACGTGGGAAAAACTGCCACTAATCTTcgtcttatcgccaaccagaggtaATTAGTTTTCGAGAGTCttgaagaaaaggaaacgcatgcacggcggcatccttcctatgcacaccccttcgagcactaaacgagcgagagacaggtggtcgccctttgagcaattGATAACaaaatagccatcagttttgagagcgcaagaagccgaaactgccgCCCGCCAATGCACAAGCGGTAGTAATTGacgcgccggagcaaactagctctaaaacaaaccatgctatgaaaacagagagagggaggcgcgagaaaaaaTTGCTTGTATTCTCGCATAGTGTCAGCAtgtgccaggaaagaaaaaaattagaaaattggagcgctttttaaacatacagatggcgccgtaaatatatggcattgaCCATTTTGGACTTCTTTGCGGCactgtatatttacgtcattgtcCCTGAAAGGGTTAACAGACGTGTTTAACCTCAAATGTGGGTAAATGTTGTGCTTGACATGAAGTTACAAGAAAAGACAACCTCGTTTAGCATTGCCCTGAGCCACTCTATTCAGTAATAGAAGCTGTATTCTTTGATACAAGCTCTCACTTACAATGCATACCAATTTCCTGGACCAGAAACTGCAAGCTGGTCTGTCAGAATTAGTTCGCAAGCAAAGGTGTTCCTTGTCATACAGGTATGTCGACATGATGGTTGAAAGTATTGCCTCAGACATATGTCATATAGACATATAGACATAGACATATTGCCTCAGTATTGCCTCAGACAGGGAAATGTCATTAGATTGATGCCACACAGTACAGGGTTTACACTGGTCGTTGAATCCCTCTCAATTAAAAATTGCATTTTCATGGTCTAAATGTCTGGAATTTTCTTCctcttgaaaacccttgaattctTATGATCATACAGAATAAGCTTGATTACGCGACCTGCTTTTCGGTACAAGATACATGGTCTTGGCAAACTCTGCTATAAAACAACGCATCTAAAGTTTAAAGCTGGTGTGAGAGTACACACATCTCGCTTGATACAACATGCAAAACTGGAAATTCCCACAGTGGACGAGAGAAAAACAAGTGCTAGTTCCTTTCCTGCATTTGATGCTGCTTTCATCATCCTTTTGGCCTGGCACAATGCATTTCTGAGGTACCACAGTTTCACACCCTTTGTCATGACTGGACTGCTGTAGCTAGCCAGTGACCTTCCTGGGTGCAAAAAGTGCTTCATGAGAGTTGATATGAAGGTCGTACTGTGAATGTAATAATGCCTACATTAGCACTGAAATGAAAAGTGCAATAAAAATGTTGCACATTGTGTGCCACAGTACTTTTGAAATATCCTTGTAATGGCCTTCAGTTTTTGCCCAGAAAAACTGTACAAAACCTGCAGCAGATGCATGTGTGTGCCATGGGACCACTATTAATGTTTATATATTGTAGTATGTTGCAAATTATTCCATCTTGTTAGGCTATGCCATTCTAACACAAACAACATGGTACAGTGTGCCTGTGTGATTCTTGTAATTACTTTCCTGTGCCACAAGCATCCTCGACGCCATGTTTCTCCAGCCTATGCAGGAAGATGGCAGTGCTGACCATTAGTACACTTGGTGCTGTATGCAATGCTGTGGCATTCTACCATGCTGTTTTCCTATGCTTGTGCACTTTTTCTCATACTCTTCTAGGTCCTCTTCTTGTTCTTTTCAACTTTTGAGTTCTAGATTTGCATGTTGCACATAAAAGGTAGGAAATGAAAGCATTTTTGATATTCTGACATGTGCTGCTGATGTGCCACTGGTCTCTGATTTTGTAGCATTCAAACAAAACACTGCGATTGCAGTGCATTCTTTGCATGTCATTTACAGTTGGCAAATTCTTGCGTTTGGAAAAATAACCCACCAAGCCATTTATTTGTCTTCCtctatctttctttctcattACCTGTTTATTTCATAGCACCTTTACAACCACTGAGTAAATGCTGCTATTAGTGCTCTCAATTTATCAGTGTCTTTGTAAGCTAATTGGTTGGAGCCTCAATCTTTTGAAAGTTATGTAGTGCTTATTTGTGGGCGACTCACATCAATGGCCTACAGCAGCAACCAGTTTCAGTGCAGTGAATACAGCTGAAGTCTCTGCGACAACTGTCACTGcaatattttactttgagaacaaTATTTTTCACAACTGTGACCATTCTCTATTGCCACCATTATGAAAATTTTCAGACTTCATAAAATGCTGGTTAAACATTGGGTGCAGTAAATGTCACAAAATTTAGCAGGTGATATAAGGAGGCCACCTATTTTGAattct encodes:
- the RpL40 gene encoding ribosomal protein L40: MHQQVFVRGLDGRTLVVDLAPGALVSELKEDLRSRLGLPCDQQRLLLASGRPLDDADTLEAGCSLDLSLRLVGGVIEPSLRILAQKYNCDKMICRKCYARLHPKATNCRKRKCGHSNNLRPKKKLK